In the genome of Streptomyces sp. NBC_00190, one region contains:
- a CDS encoding acyl-CoA dehydrogenase family protein produces MSATQPVQPKVTEREARQVAEAAREQDWRKPSFAKELFLGRLRLDLIHPHPLPADEDVRRGEAFLARLRAFCETQIDGARIEREAKIPDETVRGLKELGALGMKIEPKYGGLGLTQVYYNKALALVGSVSPAIGALLSAHQSIGVPQPLKIFGTQEQKDTYLPRCATTAISAFLLTEPDVGSDPARLATTAVPDGEDAYLLDGVKLWTTNGVVADLLVVMARVPKSENHRGGITAFVVEADSPGITVEHRNAFMGLRGLENGVTRFHQVKVPAAQRIGAEGAGLKIALTTLNTGRLSLPAMCVGAGKWCLKIAREWSGVREQWGRPVARHEAVGAKISFIAATTFALEAVVDLASQMADEDRNDIRIEAALAKLFGSEMACLMADELVQIRGGRGFETAESLAARGERAVPAEQMLRDLRINRIFEGSTEIMHLLIAREAVDAHLSVAGDLIDPDKALGDKAKAGARAAGFYARWLPQLAAGAGQVPGTYRAFHPSGHPDLATHLRYVERCARKLARSTFYAMSRWQGRMETKQGFLGRIVDIGAELFAMSAACVRAEHLRADGEHGREAYQLADVFCRQSRIRVEELFGRLWSNTDEIDRKVVEGVLSGTYTWLEEGVIDPSGDGPWIADAAPGPSTRENVHRPIR; encoded by the coding sequence ATGTCCGCAACACAACCCGTACAGCCCAAGGTGACCGAGCGCGAGGCACGGCAGGTCGCGGAAGCGGCCCGGGAGCAGGACTGGCGCAAGCCCAGCTTCGCCAAGGAGCTCTTCCTCGGCCGGCTGCGGCTGGACCTGATCCACCCCCATCCGCTGCCCGCCGACGAGGACGTCCGGCGCGGCGAGGCCTTCCTGGCCAGGCTGAGGGCCTTCTGCGAGACGCAGATCGACGGTGCGCGCATCGAGCGCGAGGCGAAGATCCCCGACGAGACCGTGCGCGGGCTGAAAGAGCTCGGCGCCCTCGGCATGAAGATCGAACCCAAGTACGGCGGCCTCGGCCTCACCCAGGTCTACTACAACAAGGCGCTCGCCCTCGTCGGCTCCGTCAGCCCGGCCATCGGCGCCCTGCTCTCCGCCCACCAGTCCATCGGCGTCCCCCAGCCGCTGAAGATCTTCGGTACGCAGGAGCAGAAGGACACCTACCTGCCGCGCTGCGCCACCACCGCCATCAGCGCCTTCCTGCTCACCGAGCCGGACGTGGGCTCCGACCCGGCGCGCCTGGCCACCACGGCGGTCCCGGACGGCGAGGACGCCTACCTCCTCGACGGCGTGAAGCTGTGGACCACCAACGGGGTCGTGGCCGACCTCCTCGTCGTCATGGCCCGCGTCCCCAAGAGCGAGAACCACCGCGGCGGGATCACCGCCTTCGTCGTGGAGGCCGATTCCCCGGGGATCACCGTCGAGCACCGCAACGCCTTCATGGGCCTGCGCGGCCTGGAGAACGGCGTCACGCGCTTCCACCAGGTCAAGGTGCCGGCGGCCCAGCGCATCGGCGCCGAGGGGGCCGGCCTCAAGATCGCGCTCACCACCCTCAACACCGGCCGGCTGTCGCTGCCCGCCATGTGCGTGGGCGCCGGGAAGTGGTGCCTGAAGATCGCCCGCGAGTGGTCCGGCGTACGCGAGCAGTGGGGCCGGCCCGTCGCGCGGCACGAGGCCGTGGGCGCCAAGATCTCCTTCATCGCCGCCACCACCTTCGCCCTCGAAGCGGTGGTCGACCTGGCCTCCCAGATGGCCGACGAGGACCGCAACGACATCCGCATCGAGGCTGCCCTCGCCAAGCTCTTCGGCTCCGAGATGGCCTGCCTGATGGCCGACGAGCTGGTCCAGATCCGCGGCGGCCGCGGCTTCGAGACGGCCGAGTCCCTGGCCGCCCGCGGCGAGCGCGCCGTGCCCGCCGAGCAGATGCTGCGCGACCTGCGGATCAACCGGATCTTCGAGGGCTCCACCGAAATCATGCACCTGCTGATCGCCCGTGAGGCCGTCGACGCCCACCTGTCGGTCGCGGGCGACCTCATCGACCCGGACAAGGCACTCGGCGACAAGGCGAAGGCGGGCGCCCGCGCCGCCGGGTTCTACGCCCGCTGGCTGCCCCAGCTGGCCGCCGGCGCCGGCCAGGTCCCCGGCACCTACCGGGCCTTCCACCCGAGCGGTCACCCCGACCTCGCCACCCACCTGCGCTATGTGGAGCGCTGTGCCCGCAAACTCGCCCGCTCGACCTTCTACGCGATGTCGCGATGGCAGGGCCGGATGGAGACCAAACAGGGCTTCCTCGGCCGGATCGTCGACATCGGCGCCGAGCTCTTCGCGATGAGCGCGGCCTGCGTCCGCGCCGAGCACCTGCGCGCCGACGGGGAACACGGCCGCGAGGCCTACCAGCTCGCCGACGTCTTCTGCCGGCAGTCCCGGATCCGCGTCGAGGAGCTCTTCGGCCGGCTCTGGTCCAACACCGACGAGATCGACCGCAAGGTCGTCGAGGGCGTCCTGTCCGGCACCTACACCTGGCTGGAGGAAGGCGTCATCGACCCCTCCGGTGACGGCCCCTGGATCGCGGACGCCGCACCCGGTCCCTCCACCCGGGAAAACGTGCACCGTCCCATCCGCTGA
- the dxr gene encoding 1-deoxy-D-xylulose-5-phosphate reductoisomerase, whose product MSDRPAPLADPHLLFDPAAGPRDIVILGSTGSIGTQAIDLVLRNPDRFRVTALSAAGGRVGLLAEQARLLRVKTVAVAREDVVPALKEALSAQYGATEPLPEILAGPDAAAELAASECHTVLNGITGSIGLAPTLAALRAGRTLALANKESLIVGGPLVKALAKPGQIIPVDSEHAALFQALAAGTRADVRKLVVTASGGPFRGRTREELAGVTVKDALAHPTWAMGPVITVNSATLVNKGLEVIEAHLLYDIPFDRIEVVVHPQSYVHSMVEFTDGSTLAQATPPDMRGPIAIGLGWPQRIPDAAPAFDWTKASTWEFFPLDTEAFPSVGLARHVGTLGGTAPAVFNAANEECVEAFLAGRLPFTAIMDTVSAVVDEHGTPESGTSLTVQDVLEAEVWARARAREMAARAAVEASA is encoded by the coding sequence ATGAGCGACCGCCCAGCCCCCCTCGCCGATCCGCACCTCCTCTTCGACCCCGCGGCCGGCCCCCGGGACATCGTCATCCTCGGCTCCACCGGGTCCATCGGCACCCAGGCCATCGACCTCGTCCTGCGCAACCCGGACCGGTTCCGGGTGACCGCGCTGTCCGCCGCCGGCGGGCGCGTCGGGCTGCTGGCCGAGCAGGCCAGGCTGCTGCGGGTCAAGACGGTGGCCGTCGCCCGCGAGGACGTCGTACCGGCCCTGAAAGAGGCGCTGAGCGCCCAGTACGGCGCCACCGAGCCGCTGCCCGAGATCCTGGCCGGGCCCGACGCGGCGGCCGAGCTCGCCGCCTCCGAGTGCCACACCGTCCTCAACGGCATCACGGGTTCCATCGGCCTCGCGCCCACCCTCGCCGCCCTGCGGGCGGGCCGGACCCTGGCCCTGGCCAACAAGGAGTCGCTGATCGTCGGCGGCCCGCTGGTCAAGGCCCTGGCGAAGCCGGGCCAGATCATCCCGGTGGACTCCGAGCACGCGGCGCTGTTCCAGGCGCTCGCCGCCGGCACCCGGGCCGACGTGCGCAAGCTCGTGGTCACCGCCTCCGGCGGGCCCTTCCGCGGCCGCACCCGCGAGGAGCTGGCGGGGGTCACGGTCAAGGACGCGCTCGCGCACCCCACCTGGGCCATGGGCCCGGTGATCACGGTGAACAGCGCCACCCTCGTCAACAAGGGGCTGGAGGTCATCGAGGCGCACCTGCTCTACGACATCCCCTTCGACCGCATCGAGGTCGTGGTCCACCCGCAGTCCTACGTGCACTCGATGGTCGAGTTCACGGACGGCTCCACGCTCGCCCAGGCCACCCCGCCGGACATGCGCGGCCCCATCGCGATCGGCCTCGGCTGGCCCCAGCGGATCCCGGACGCGGCCCCCGCGTTCGACTGGACCAAGGCGTCCACCTGGGAGTTCTTCCCGCTGGACACCGAGGCCTTCCCCTCGGTGGGCCTCGCCCGGCACGTGGGCACGCTCGGCGGCACGGCCCCGGCCGTGTTCAACGCGGCCAACGAGGAGTGCGTCGAGGCGTTCCTGGCAGGTCGGCTGCCGTTCACAGCAATCATGGATACCGTCTCTGCCGTGGTCGATGAGCACGGGACGCCGGAGTCGGGAACTTCCCTGACGGTCCAGGACGTCCTCGAAGCAGAGGTCTGGGCCAGGGCCCGGGCGCGGGAGATGGCGGCTCGGGCCGCCGTGGAGGCGAGCGCATGA
- a CDS encoding M50 family metallopeptidase, whose translation MTLLMTVLGVVIFAFGLLVSIAWHELGHLSTAKIFGIRVPQYMVGFGPTIWSRRKGETEYGIKAIPMGGYIRMIGMFPPGEDGKVTARSTSPFRSMIEDARSAAYEELQPGDESRLFYTRKPWKRVIVMFAGPFMNLVLAVAIFLTTLMTFGLNTQTTVVGSVSDCVIQQSEKRDKCVAGDPAAPAKAAGLQQKDKIVAFNGRPVQDWSALQKDIRATVGPAVITVERAGQRIDLKANLIENKVAKTDGSGNYVKDQYVTAGFLGFAPASGYVPQSFGQSVTRMGDMMQSGVESLIALPSKVPDLWDAAFNGAERKQDSPMGVVGAARVSGEIFTLDIPAQHQLVFFLNLLAGFNLSLFLFNMLPLLPLDGGHIAGALWESVRRNVARVFRRPDPGPFDVAKLMPVAYVVAGLFICFTLLVMVADVVNPIKIT comes from the coding sequence ATGACACTACTGATGACGGTGCTCGGGGTCGTGATCTTCGCGTTCGGCCTGCTGGTCTCCATCGCCTGGCACGAGCTGGGGCACCTCTCCACGGCCAAGATCTTCGGCATCCGGGTGCCGCAGTACATGGTGGGCTTCGGGCCGACCATCTGGTCGCGGAGGAAGGGCGAGACCGAGTACGGGATCAAGGCCATCCCGATGGGCGGCTACATCCGCATGATCGGGATGTTCCCGCCCGGCGAGGACGGCAAGGTCACCGCCCGTTCGACGTCGCCGTTCCGGTCGATGATCGAGGACGCGCGCTCGGCCGCGTACGAGGAGCTCCAGCCCGGTGACGAGAGCCGGCTCTTCTACACGCGCAAGCCGTGGAAGCGCGTGATCGTGATGTTCGCCGGCCCGTTCATGAACCTGGTCCTGGCCGTGGCGATCTTCCTCACCACGCTCATGACCTTCGGGCTGAACACGCAGACCACCGTGGTCGGCTCGGTCTCGGACTGCGTCATCCAGCAGAGCGAGAAGCGCGACAAGTGCGTCGCGGGCGACCCGGCCGCCCCCGCCAAGGCGGCCGGGCTGCAGCAGAAGGACAAGATCGTCGCCTTCAACGGGCGCCCGGTCCAGGACTGGTCCGCGCTCCAGAAGGACATCCGCGCCACCGTCGGCCCCGCCGTCATCACCGTCGAGCGGGCCGGCCAGCGGATCGACCTGAAGGCGAACCTGATCGAGAACAAGGTCGCCAAGACCGACGGCAGCGGCAACTACGTCAAGGACCAGTACGTCACCGCGGGCTTCCTCGGCTTCGCCCCCGCCTCCGGCTACGTCCCGCAGTCCTTCGGCCAGTCCGTCACGCGCATGGGCGACATGATGCAGAGCGGCGTGGAGTCGCTGATCGCCCTGCCCTCCAAGGTCCCGGACCTGTGGGACGCGGCGTTCAACGGGGCCGAGCGCAAGCAGGACAGCCCGATGGGCGTCGTCGGCGCGGCGCGGGTCAGCGGTGAGATCTTCACCCTCGACATCCCCGCCCAGCACCAGCTGGTGTTCTTCCTCAACCTGCTGGCCGGCTTCAACCTCTCGCTGTTCCTGTTCAACATGCTGCCGCTGCTCCCGCTCGACGGCGGGCACATCGCCGGCGCCCTGTGGGAGTCGGTCCGGCGCAATGTGGCACGGGTGTTCAGGCGCCCCGACCCCGGCCCGTTCGACGTGGCCAAGCTGATGCCCGTCGCGTACGTGGTGGCGGGGCTCTTCATCTGCTTCACGCTGCTGGTGATGGTGGCGGACGTGGTGAACCCGATCAAGATCACCTAG
- the ispG gene encoding flavodoxin-dependent (E)-4-hydroxy-3-methylbut-2-enyl-diphosphate synthase encodes MTAISLGMPAVPTKLADRRVSRKIQVGSVAVGGDAPISVQSMTTTRTSDVGATLQQIAELTASGCNIVRVACPTQDDADALAVIAKKSQIPVIADIHFQPKYVFAAIDAGCAAVRVNPGNIKQFDDKVKEIAHAAKAAGTPIRIGVNAGSLDARLLRKYGKATPEALVESALWEASLFEEHGFGDIKISVKHNDPVVMVNAYRQLAAACDYPLHLGVTEAGPAFQGTIKSAVAFGALLSEGIGDTIRVSLSAPPVEEVKVGNQILESLNLKPRRLEIVSCPSCGRAQVDVYKLAEEVTAGLEGMEVPLRVAVMGCVVNGPGEAREADLGVASGNGKGQIFVKGEVIKTVPESKIVETLIEEAMKIAEQMEKDGVMSGEPTVAIGV; translated from the coding sequence ATGACTGCCATCTCTCTCGGAATGCCGGCCGTGCCGACGAAGCTTGCCGACCGCAGGGTCAGCCGCAAGATTCAGGTCGGGTCGGTGGCCGTCGGCGGCGACGCACCCATCTCGGTGCAGTCGATGACCACGACCCGCACCTCCGACGTCGGCGCCACGCTCCAGCAGATCGCCGAGCTGACCGCTTCCGGATGCAACATCGTCCGCGTGGCCTGCCCGACCCAGGACGACGCCGACGCCCTCGCCGTCATCGCGAAGAAGTCGCAGATCCCGGTCATCGCCGACATCCACTTCCAGCCGAAGTACGTGTTCGCCGCGATCGACGCCGGCTGCGCCGCCGTCCGCGTGAACCCGGGCAACATCAAGCAGTTCGACGACAAGGTCAAGGAGATCGCGCACGCCGCCAAGGCTGCGGGCACCCCGATCCGGATCGGCGTCAACGCGGGCTCGCTCGACGCCCGGCTGCTGAGGAAGTACGGCAAGGCCACCCCCGAGGCGCTGGTCGAGTCCGCGCTGTGGGAGGCCTCCCTCTTCGAGGAGCACGGCTTCGGCGACATCAAGATCTCGGTCAAGCACAACGACCCGGTCGTCATGGTCAACGCCTACCGCCAGCTGGCCGCCGCCTGCGACTATCCGCTGCACCTCGGCGTCACCGAGGCCGGCCCCGCCTTCCAGGGCACCATCAAGTCCGCCGTCGCCTTCGGCGCGCTGCTCTCCGAGGGCATCGGCGACACTATCCGCGTCTCCCTCTCCGCGCCGCCGGTCGAGGAGGTCAAGGTCGGCAACCAGATCCTGGAGTCGCTGAACCTCAAGCCGCGCCGCCTGGAGATCGTCTCCTGCCCGTCCTGCGGCCGGGCCCAGGTGGACGTCTACAAGCTGGCCGAGGAGGTCACGGCGGGCCTGGAGGGCATGGAGGTCCCGCTGCGCGTCGCGGTCATGGGCTGCGTCGTCAACGGCCCCGGCGAGGCCCGCGAGGCCGACCTCGGCGTCGCCTCCGGCAACGGCAAGGGCCAGATCTTCGTGAAGGGCGAGGTCATCAAGACGGTCCCCGAGTCGAAGATCGTGGAGACCCTCATCGAAGAGGCCATGAAGATCGCCGAGCAGATGGAGAAGGACGGCGTGATGTCGGGCGAGCCGACGGTCGCCATCGGCGTCTGA
- a CDS encoding GNAT family N-acetyltransferase — MLTQTTTRVLEPSDLDAALEVLGREPVENAFVTSRVQVAGLDPWRLGGEMWGWYADGELRSLCYAGANLVPVCAEPDAVRAFADRARRTGRRCSSIVGPAEATRLLWQLLEPTWGPARDVRSHQPLMVMEGPSATVEADPLVRRIRKDEMDLIMPACVAMFTEEVGISPMAGDGGLLYQARVAELVGSGRSFARVEDGRIVFKAEIGAATSRACQIQGVWVDPEFRGRGHSETGMAAVVAYALRDVAPVVSLYVNDFNTAARASYRRVGFREVGAFMSVLF; from the coding sequence GTGTTGACGCAGACCACCACCCGGGTCCTTGAGCCCAGTGATCTCGACGCCGCCCTCGAAGTCCTCGGACGCGAGCCGGTCGAGAACGCCTTCGTCACCTCCCGGGTCCAGGTCGCCGGACTCGACCCCTGGCGCCTGGGCGGCGAGATGTGGGGCTGGTACGCCGACGGCGAGCTGCGCTCCCTCTGCTACGCGGGTGCCAACCTGGTCCCCGTCTGCGCCGAACCCGACGCCGTACGCGCCTTCGCCGACCGCGCCCGCCGCACGGGCCGCCGCTGCTCCTCCATCGTCGGCCCCGCCGAGGCCACCCGGCTGCTGTGGCAGCTCCTGGAGCCCACCTGGGGACCGGCCCGCGACGTGCGCTCCCACCAGCCCCTCATGGTCATGGAGGGCCCGTCCGCCACGGTCGAGGCCGACCCGCTGGTCCGCCGGATCCGCAAGGACGAGATGGACCTGATCATGCCCGCCTGCGTGGCCATGTTCACCGAGGAAGTCGGCATCTCGCCGATGGCCGGCGACGGCGGGCTGCTCTACCAGGCCCGGGTCGCCGAACTCGTCGGCAGCGGCCGCTCGTTCGCCCGCGTCGAGGACGGCCGGATCGTCTTCAAGGCGGAGATCGGCGCCGCCACCTCCCGCGCCTGCCAGATCCAGGGCGTGTGGGTGGACCCCGAGTTCCGCGGCCGCGGCCACTCCGAGACCGGGATGGCCGCCGTCGTCGCCTACGCGCTGCGGGACGTCGCGCCGGTCGTCAGCCTCTACGTGAACGACTTCAACACCGCCGCGCGGGCGTCGTACCGCCGGGTCGGCTTCCGCGAGGTCGGCGCCTTCATGAGCGTGCTCTTCTGA
- a CDS encoding GNAT family N-acetyltransferase, with amino-acid sequence MLPSGVRIGPLDLAARVDEALRVQAVAFGLSEDEVGIRRYIVQRHMTCKGARALGAFAEDGALTGFVYGMPNDRTHWWSTIVEPYLRAGGHDDWLDDSFVITELHVHPGFQGHGVGRALITDITDSAAEPRSILSAIDTDSPARGLYRALGYKDLARQVHFPSASLPYAVMGAPLPLLRP; translated from the coding sequence ATGCTGCCTTCCGGAGTCCGCATCGGCCCGCTCGACCTCGCCGCCCGCGTGGACGAGGCCCTGCGCGTGCAGGCCGTCGCCTTCGGCCTCAGCGAGGACGAGGTCGGCATCCGGAGATACATCGTCCAGCGCCACATGACCTGCAAGGGCGCCCGCGCCCTCGGGGCCTTCGCCGAGGACGGCGCGCTCACCGGCTTCGTCTACGGGATGCCGAACGACCGGACGCACTGGTGGTCCACGATCGTCGAGCCCTACCTCCGGGCCGGCGGCCACGACGACTGGCTCGACGACTCCTTCGTGATCACCGAGCTGCACGTCCACCCCGGATTCCAGGGCCACGGCGTCGGCCGCGCGCTGATCACCGACATCACCGACAGCGCCGCCGAACCGCGCTCGATCCTCTCCGCCATCGACACCGACAGCCCCGCCCGCGGGCTCTACCGGGCCCTCGGCTACAAGGACCTCGCCCGCCAGGTCCACTTCCCGAGCGCGAGCCTCCCGTACGCCGTCATGGGAGCCCCGCTGCCCCTGCTGCGGCCCTGA
- a CDS encoding proline--tRNA ligase, which yields MSTQHVQRMSRLMAKTLREDPADAETLSHRMLVRAGYVRRSSAGVWTWLPLGKRVLDNVSRVVREEMDAIGAQEVLLPALLPKEPYEVSGRWSEYGDLLFRLKDRKGADYLLGPTHEEIFTLVVKDQCTSYKDLPVMLYQIQTKYRDEARPRSGVLRGREFQMKDSYSFDVSDEGLEESYRLHREAYVRIFERLGLDHRIVSAVSGAMGGSASEEFLAPAEAGEDTFVDCPSCDYAANTEAVTFALAPVSAQHPAPEEVDTPDTPTIESLAAQLGVPASATLKNLLVKVDGEIVAVGVPGDREVDLGKLGEHLAPAVVELVTAEDFEGRPDLVRGYVGPQGLENVRYLADPRVAPGTAWITGANRVDTHVRNVVCGRDFEVDQYLDVVVVEPGDPCPTCGAGLRLDRAIEIGHIFQLGRKYADAFGLDVLGREGKPVRVTMGSYGIGVSRAVAALAEQTADARGLNWPAAVAPADVHVVAAGKAVPLALAEQAASALASSGLRVLLDDRPGLSPGVKLTDAELIGVPWILVAGRRSAESVVELQHRASGTREELPLTEALARLT from the coding sequence ATGTCTACGCAACACGTGCAGCGCATGTCCCGCCTCATGGCCAAGACCCTCCGCGAGGACCCGGCCGACGCCGAGACCCTCAGCCACCGGATGCTGGTCCGCGCCGGATACGTCCGGCGCAGCTCGGCCGGGGTGTGGACGTGGCTGCCGCTCGGCAAGCGGGTCCTGGACAACGTCTCGCGCGTCGTCCGCGAGGAGATGGACGCGATCGGCGCCCAGGAGGTGCTGCTCCCGGCGCTGCTGCCGAAGGAGCCGTACGAGGTCAGCGGACGCTGGTCGGAGTACGGGGACCTGCTGTTCCGGCTCAAGGACCGCAAGGGCGCGGACTACCTGCTCGGCCCCACCCACGAGGAGATCTTCACCCTGGTGGTGAAGGACCAGTGCACCTCGTACAAGGACCTGCCGGTCATGCTGTACCAGATCCAGACCAAGTACCGCGACGAGGCGCGGCCCCGGTCGGGGGTGCTGCGCGGGCGCGAGTTCCAGATGAAGGACTCGTACTCCTTCGACGTGTCCGACGAGGGTCTCGAAGAGTCGTACCGCCTCCACCGCGAGGCCTACGTCCGCATCTTCGAGCGTCTCGGCCTGGACCACCGCATCGTGTCGGCGGTGTCGGGGGCGATGGGCGGCTCGGCGTCCGAGGAGTTCCTGGCCCCGGCGGAGGCCGGCGAGGACACCTTCGTGGACTGCCCGTCCTGCGACTACGCCGCCAACACCGAGGCCGTGACGTTCGCCCTCGCCCCGGTGTCCGCTCAGCACCCGGCACCGGAGGAGGTGGACACCCCGGACACCCCGACCATCGAATCCCTGGCCGCGCAGCTGGGGGTGCCCGCCTCGGCGACCCTGAAGAACCTCCTCGTGAAGGTCGACGGCGAGATCGTGGCGGTCGGCGTGCCCGGAGACCGCGAGGTGGACCTCGGCAAGCTCGGCGAGCACCTGGCGCCGGCGGTCGTCGAGCTCGTCACGGCCGAGGACTTCGAGGGCCGGCCCGACCTCGTACGCGGCTACGTGGGCCCGCAGGGCCTGGAGAACGTCCGCTACCTGGCCGACCCCCGCGTGGCGCCGGGCACGGCGTGGATCACCGGCGCCAACCGGGTGGACACCCACGTCCGCAACGTGGTCTGCGGCCGGGACTTCGAAGTGGACCAGTACCTGGACGTGGTCGTCGTGGAGCCGGGCGACCCCTGCCCGACCTGCGGGGCGGGCCTGCGGCTCGACCGGGCGATCGAGATCGGGCACATCTTCCAGCTGGGCCGCAAGTACGCCGACGCGTTCGGGCTGGACGTGCTGGGCCGCGAGGGCAAGCCGGTGCGGGTCACGATGGGCTCGTACGGCATCGGGGTCTCCCGCGCGGTGGCCGCGCTGGCCGAGCAGACGGCGGACGCGCGCGGACTGAACTGGCCGGCTGCGGTGGCCCCGGCGGACGTCCACGTGGTGGCGGCGGGCAAGGCCGTGCCGCTGGCGCTGGCGGAGCAGGCGGCGTCGGCGCTCGCGTCCTCGGGTCTGCGCGTCCTGCTGGACGACCGCCCCGGCCTGTCCCCGGGCGTGAAGCTCACGGACGCCGAGCTGATCGGCGTCCCGTGGATCCTGGTCGCGGGCCGCCGCTCGGCCGAGTCGGTGGTCGAACTCCAGCACCGCGCCTCGGGCACCCGTGAGGAGCTCCCCCTCACCGAGGCGCTGGCCCGCCTGACGTAA
- a CDS encoding SPFH domain-containing protein, with the protein MVEELLTAAVAVGVGVAVYVGAAARVVKQYERGLVFRFGRLRQEIRPPGFAMIVPGIDRLRKVNMQIVTLPVPAQEGITRDNVTVRVDAVVYFKVVDPANAIVAVEDYRFAVSQMAQTSLRSIIGKSDLDDLLSNREMLNQGLELMIDSPAVGWGVQIDRVEIKDVSLPETMKRSMARQAEADRERRARVINADAELQASHKLAEAAEVMSEQPAALQLRLLQTVVAVAAEKNSTLVLPFPVELLRFLERATPSAATGAEGGQAPAAPGSAPDAQAPSAPPLGDAEAPRAVTGPPTGLSLDGSPPPPSGTDEPCG; encoded by the coding sequence ATGGTCGAAGAACTGCTGACAGCGGCGGTCGCCGTGGGTGTGGGCGTCGCGGTCTACGTGGGCGCCGCGGCCCGGGTGGTGAAGCAGTACGAGCGCGGCCTGGTTTTCCGCTTCGGCAGGCTGCGCCAGGAGATCCGGCCGCCCGGCTTCGCGATGATCGTGCCCGGGATCGACCGGCTCAGAAAAGTGAACATGCAGATCGTGACGCTTCCGGTGCCCGCGCAGGAGGGCATCACGCGGGACAACGTCACGGTGCGCGTGGACGCGGTCGTGTACTTCAAGGTCGTCGACCCGGCGAACGCGATCGTGGCGGTGGAGGACTACCGGTTCGCCGTCTCGCAGATGGCGCAGACCTCGCTCAGGTCGATCATCGGCAAATCGGACCTGGACGACCTGCTGTCGAACCGGGAGATGCTCAACCAGGGCCTGGAGCTGATGATCGACAGCCCGGCCGTGGGCTGGGGCGTGCAGATCGACCGGGTCGAGATCAAGGACGTGTCCCTGCCGGAGACGATGAAGCGGTCGATGGCCCGGCAGGCGGAGGCGGACCGGGAGCGGCGGGCCCGTGTGATCAACGCGGACGCGGAGCTCCAGGCCTCGCACAAGCTGGCCGAGGCGGCGGAGGTCATGTCGGAGCAGCCGGCGGCGCTGCAGCTGCGCCTGCTGCAGACGGTGGTCGCGGTGGCGGCGGAGAAGAACTCGACGCTGGTCCTCCCCTTCCCCGTGGAGCTCCTGCGCTTCCTGGAGCGCGCCACGCCGTCGGCGGCGACGGGCGCGGAGGGGGGCCAGGCCCCGGCCGCCCCCGGTTCCGCGCCGGACGCTCAGGCCCCCTCCGCGCCCCCCTTGGGCGACGCCGAGGCTCCCCGTGCGGTGACCGGCCCGCCCACAGGGCTGTCCCTGGACGGCTCGCCGCCGCCCCCGTCGGGCACCGACGAGCCGTGCGGCTAA
- a CDS encoding aminoglycoside phosphotransferase family protein encodes MAFEPPQRLVRALGEMPESAQDADWLSQLPRITEAALDRRGVQAQRVQAPGGRSSLVVLVRYADGTPAALKLAPPHARPDRELAALAHWGGFGAVRVLDSRYHEEDGALLLERLHPEVSLRSLPEAKALLEASGTLRRLWVAPPAGHVWETVAERSERQSVALKAAPADVRALADTALAVRDELVAGPPEELLLLHGNFRQGKVLAGERAPWLTVGPDPLVGERAYDLARLVRDRLEDQMATSAGAAGARRRVNKLADALEVDRDRLRGWTVFRAVESGNRALAAGRRRDAELLLEFAAWL; translated from the coding sequence ATGGCTTTCGAACCGCCGCAGCGGCTTGTACGGGCGCTCGGCGAGATGCCGGAATCGGCGCAGGACGCGGACTGGCTGAGCCAGTTGCCCCGGATCACCGAGGCCGCGCTGGACCGGCGTGGGGTACAGGCCCAGCGGGTGCAGGCCCCGGGCGGCCGCAGCAGTCTGGTTGTCCTCGTCCGGTACGCCGACGGGACCCCGGCCGCTCTGAAACTGGCTCCCCCGCACGCCCGGCCCGACCGGGAGCTGGCCGCGCTGGCGCACTGGGGCGGTTTCGGGGCCGTACGGGTCCTCGATTCGCGGTACCACGAGGAGGACGGGGCGCTGCTGCTGGAACGGCTGCACCCGGAGGTCTCGTTGCGGTCGCTGCCGGAGGCGAAGGCGCTGCTGGAGGCCAGCGGCACGCTGCGCAGGCTGTGGGTGGCGCCGCCGGCCGGGCACGTCTGGGAGACGGTGGCGGAGCGGTCCGAGCGGCAGTCGGTGGCGCTGAAGGCGGCCCCGGCGGACGTCAGGGCGCTGGCCGACACGGCGCTGGCGGTGCGCGACGAGCTGGTCGCGGGCCCGCCGGAGGAGCTGCTGCTGCTGCACGGGAACTTCCGGCAGGGCAAGGTCCTCGCCGGCGAGCGTGCCCCGTGGCTGACGGTGGGCCCGGACCCGCTGGTCGGCGAGCGCGCGTACGACCTGGCGCGGCTGGTCCGGGACCGGCTGGAGGACCAGATGGCCACCTCGGCGGGGGCGGCGGGCGCCCGGCGCCGGGTGAACAAGCTGGCCGACGCCCTGGAGGTGGACCGGGACCGGCTCCGGGGCTGGACGGTGTTCCGGGCGGTGGAGTCGGGGAACCGGGCGCTGGCCGCCGGGCGGCGACGGGACGCCGAGCTGCTGCTGGAGTTCGCGGCCTGGCTGTAG